The following are encoded together in the Babylonia areolata isolate BAREFJ2019XMU chromosome 18, ASM4173473v1, whole genome shotgun sequence genome:
- the LOC143292175 gene encoding protein kinase C alpha type-like: MAAEFSNEITLADFDCLGGLGMGGKSGASAFGTVHLVRPSRQARWKQPRGFLAIKEQQKDEVFKDLHQTEVNICRDVRGGPFLGQLLASFQNSDHLYILLEYYNGGSLLQHVKARTVFNGRQMALLAAELSVAILYLQNNSIVHRDIKPDNVIFDGNGHSKIIDFGVACYEWWDSPGIQEPMGTSIYLAPEMFVEPVLYNGMVDWWALGVTLLALVHKVDPMDLFEGPLKSTGQQKWGGFRIAQGLTHFRLGMYSQPLKTFIKGLLVEDPAHRLGAEGERQIRKQRLFHAGGILSVRLVRSQEHIPGMPGHDKIPFTEVLKESQVHKPGVTDFSASH; the protein is encoded by the exons atggccgcggaattcTCCAACG AGATCACACTGGCTGATTTTGACTGCCTGGGTGGGCTTGGCATGGGAGGTAAGTCTGGGGCTTCAG CATTCGGTACCGTCCACCTGGTGAGACCCTCCAGACAGGCCAGATGGAAGCAGCCTCGGGGGTTCCTGGCTATAAAGGAGCAGCAGAAAGATGAGGTTTTCAAGGACCTCCATCAGACAGAAGTCAACATCTGCAGAGATGTCCGCGGTGGTCCATTCCTTGGCCAGCTCCTGGCCAGTTTCCAGAACAGCGACCACCTCTATATCCTACTCG AATACTACAATGGGGGATCCCTGCTGCAACACGTCAAGGCCAGGACGGTCTTCAACGGCCGTCAGATGGCGCTGCTGGCTGCAGAGTTGTCTGTAGCCATATTGTATCTCCAGAAC AACTCTATTGTCCACCGGGACATCAAACCGGACAATGTAATTTTTGACGGCAACGGCCATTCAAAAATAATCGATTTCGGAGTGGCCTGCTATGAATGGTGGGACAGTCCCGGCATTCAGGAGCCGATGGGGACATCCATCTACCTGGCTCCTGAGATGTTCGTGGAGCCTGTCCTGTATAACGGG ATGGTGGACTGGTGGGCGCTGGGCGTCACCCTGCTGGCCCTGGTCCACAAGGTGGACCCCATGGACCTCTTTGAGGGTCCTCTCAAATCAACAGGACAGCAGAAATG GGGAGGATTCCGCATAGCCCAGGGGCTGACTCATTTCAGGCTGGGTATGTACTCCCAGCCCCTCAAGACCTTCATTAAGGGCCTGCTGGTGGAGGACCCTGCACACAGACTGGGGGCCGAAGGGGAGAGGCAGATCAGGAAGCAACGCCTGTTCCATGCTGGCGGAATACTATCGGTGAGGCTTGTGAGGTCACAGGa ACACATCCCGGGGATGCCAGGCCATGACAAAATTCCCTTCACGGAGGTGCTGAAAGAGAGCCAGGTCCACAAGCCTGGTGTCACTGATTTCTCAGCCAGCCACTGA